A stretch of Triticum aestivum cultivar Chinese Spring chromosome 1D, IWGSC CS RefSeq v2.1, whole genome shotgun sequence DNA encodes these proteins:
- the LOC543257 gene encoding tubulin beta-1 chain: protein MREILHIQGGQCGNQIGSKFWEVVCDEHGIDPTGRYVGTSDLQLERVNVYYNEASCGRFVPRAVLMDLEPGTMDSVRTGPYGQIFRPDNFVFGQSGAGNNWAKGHYTEGAELIDSVLDVVRKEAENCDCLQGFQVCHSLGGGTGSGMGTLLISKIREEYPDRMMLTFSVFPSPKVSDTVVEPYNATLSVHQLVENADECMVLDNEALYDICFRTLKLTTPSFGDLNHLISATMSGVTCCLRFPGQLNSDLRKLAVNLIPFPRLHFFMVGFAPLTSRGSQMYRSLTVPELTQQMWDSKNMMCAADPRHGRYLTASAMFRGKMSTKEVDEQMINVQNKNSSYFVEWIPNNVKSSVCDIPPRGLSMASTFIGNSTSIQEMFRRVSEQFTAMFRRKAFLHWYTGEGMDEMEFTEAESNMNDLVSEYQQYQDATADEEGEYEEEEELEQE from the exons ATGAGGGAGATCCTGCACATCCAGGGCGGGCAGTGCGGGAACCAGATCGGGTCCAAGTTCTGGGAGGTGGTGTGCGACGAGCACGGCATCGACCCCACGGGGAGGTACGTCGGCACCTCCGACCTGCAGCTGGAGCGCGTCAACGTCTACTACAACGAGGCCTCGTGCGGCCGCTTCGTGCCGCGCGCCGTGCTCATGGATCTCGAGCCCGGCACCATGGACTCCGTGCGCACGGGGCCCTACGGCCAGATCTTCCGCCCCGACAACTTCGTCTTCGGCCAGTCCGGCGCCGGCAACAACTGGGCCAAGGGTCACTACACCGAGGGCGCGGAGCTCATCGACTCCGTCCTCGACGTCGTCCGCAAGGAGGCCGAGAACTGCGACTGCCTCCAAG GCTTCCAGGTGTGCCACTCCCTCGGCGGGGGCACCGGTTCCGGCATGGGCACGCTGCTGATTTCCAAGATCAGGGAGGAGTACCCGGACCGGATGATGCTCACCTTCTCCGTGTTCCCATCCCCCAAGGTGTCTGACACCGTGGTCGAGCCCTACAACGCCACCCTCTCGGTTCACCAGCTGGTGGAGAACGCCGACGAGTGCATGGTGCTGGACAACGAGGCGCTCTACGACATCTGCTTCCGCACCCTCAAGCTGACCACACCTAGCT TTGGTGACCTGAACCACTTGATCAGTGCCACCATGAGCGGTGTCACCTGCTGCCTTCGCTTCCCAGGACAGCTGAACTCAGACCTCCGCAAGCTCGCCGTCAACCTGATCCCCTTCCCGCGCCTCCACTTCTTCATGGTGGGCTTTGCGCCGCTCACATCTCGTGGGTCACAGATGTACCGCTCCCTCACTGTCCCTGAGCTCACACAGCAGATGTGGGACTCGAAGAACATGATGTGTGCTGCTGACCCGCGCCATGGCCGCTACCTCACAGCCTCGGCCATGTTCCGTGGCAAGATGAGCACCAAGGAGGTTGACGAGCAGATGATCAACGTGCAGAACAAGAACTCCTCCTACTTCGTGGAGTGGATCCCGAACAACGTCAAGTCAAGCGTGTGTGACATCCCACCACGCGGCCTCTCCATGGCGTCCACCTTCATTGGCAACTCCACCTCCATCCAGGAGATGTTCAGGCGTGTGAGCGAGCAGTTCACGGCCATGTTCAGGAGGAAGGCTTTCTTGCATTGGTACACTGGCGAGGGGATGGACGAGATGGAGTTCACTGAGGCCGAGAGCAACATGAACGACCTTGTCTCCGAGTACCAGCAGTACCAGGACGCCACTGCCGACGAGGAGGGCGAgtacgaggaagaggaagagctgGAGCAGGAGTAA